The following proteins are co-located in the Portunus trituberculatus isolate SZX2019 chromosome 16, ASM1759143v1, whole genome shotgun sequence genome:
- the LOC123504402 gene encoding uncharacterized protein LOC123504402, with the protein MQVTLKSLVLLVWVPSCLAQIGPPRTYKAPRFPGFTSPAPPAPAPPTNVLPPATNGRQKCAPGDRVPGPTCTSFYMCVGGSKYATRRAKFECAPGTVFDSQMGSCVFSSGSDCIPLVVAPPATPPTTTTNSCTRYQLDSTSVFECLEEGVFPYASGCALFYKCLVTMGCTIKGFLFSCPPGYLYDNQLKRCEKETIIGPCDRLSDAVVQTHVITPVVEIKPEKLDQFFESDIYWDLMPFLPNEPQKLVPILPSSFSRAPDREVRPFA; encoded by the exons ATGCAG GTGACACTTAAATCGCTGGTTCTGTTGGTGTGGGTGCCTTCTTGCCTCGCTCAGATCG GACCACCGAGAACTTACAAGGCGCCACGCTTTCCCGGCTTCACTTCTCCAGCTCCCCCCGCACCAGCGCCACCCACCAACGTCCTCCCACCTGCAACCAACGGCCGGCAGAAATGTGCCCCAGGTGACAGGGTGCCAGGTCCCACCTGCACTTCGTTCTATAT GTGTGTAGGTGGTAGTAAATATGCCACAAGAAGAGCAAAGTTTGAATGTGCCCCAGGGACAGTCTTTGACAGCCAGATGGGCAGCTGCGTCTTCAGCTCAGGATCAGACTGCATCCCATTAGTGGTAGCACCACCAGCCACACCccccaccacaactaccaattCTTGCACACGTTATCAG CTGGACTCAACCTCAGTATTTGAATGTCTGGAGGAAGGCGTTTTCCCTTATGCCTCGGGCTGTGCACTGTTCTACAAGTGTTTGGTGACAATGGGCTGCACGATAAAAG GGTTTCTCTTCAGCTGCCCACCCGGCTATCTCTATGACAATCAGCTGAAGAGGTGCGAGAAGGAGACTATAATAGGGCCGTGTGACCGACTGTCGGATGCCGTTGTACAAACCCATGTAATCACGCCGGTTGTTGAGATCAAGCCAGAGAAACTAGACCAATTTTTCGAGTCAGACATATATTGGGACCTGATGCCGTTCTTGCCCAACGAGCCTCAGAAACTTGTGCCTATCCTACCATCCAGCTTCTCCCGAGCACCAGACCGGGAGGTGAGGCCATTTGCTTAA